From Macaca mulatta isolate MMU2019108-1 chromosome 1, T2T-MMU8v2.0, whole genome shotgun sequence, the proteins below share one genomic window:
- the CFHR5 gene encoding complement factor H-related protein 5 isoform X1 — protein sequence MLLLFSVILISWVSTVGGEATLCDFPKIRHGFLYDEENYKPFSQVPIGEVFYYSCEYNFVSPSKSFWTRITCTEEGWSPTPKCLRMCSFPFVKNGHSESSGQIHLEGDTVQIVCNAGYSLQNKEKSISCVERGWSAPPKCSFTKEECHVPILEANVDAKPEKESYEVGDVLKFSCRKNLTRVGPESVQCYQFGWSPNFPTCKGRVQSCGPPPQLSNGEVKEIRKEEYGHNEVVEYYCNRNFIIKGPKKIQCVDGKWTTLPTCVEQVKTCGYIPELQYGYVQQSVPPYQHGVSVEVNCRNEYTMIGNNKITCIDGLWTELPMCVATHQLKRCKISGVNIKTLFRSSGNEFNHNARIRYRCLDIRGYRHSVCINGKWNPELDCTEKKEQFCPPPPQIPNAQNMTTTVNYQDGEKVAVLCKENYLLPEAKEIVCKNGRWQSLPHCVESTAYCGPPPSINNGDITSFPLSVYPPWSTVTYRCQSFYELQGSVTVTCRNKQWSEPPRCLDPCVISEENMNKNNIQLRWRNNEKVYVKTGDAVEFQCKFLYKAKISSPSFRAICQEGKFEYPICERSELNFPE from the exons ATGTTGCTCTTATTCAGTGTAATCCTAATCTCATGGGTATCCACTGTTGGGGGAGAAG CAACACTTTGTGATTTTCCAAAAATACGCCATGGATTTCTGTatgatgaagaaaattataagcCATTTTCCCAAGTTCCTATAGGGGAAGTTTTCTATTACTCCTGTGAATATAATTTTGTGTCTCCGTCAAAATCCTTTTGGACTCGCATAACATGCACGGAAGAAGGATGGTCACCAACACCAAAGTGTCTCA GAATGTGTTCCTTTCCTTTTGTGAAAAATGGTCATTCTGAATCTTCAGGACAAATACATCTGGAAGGTGATACTGTACAAATTGTTTGCAACGCAGGATACAGCCTTCAAAACAAGGAGAAAAGCATTTCATGTGTAGAACGGGGCTGGTCCGCTCCTCCCAAATGCAGCTTCACTA aagaagaATGTCATGTTCCAATTTTAGAAGCAAATGTAGATGCTAAGCCAGAAAAAGAAAGCTACGAAGTTGGAGATGTGTTGAAATTCTCCTGCAGAAAAAATCTTACAAGAGTTGGACCAGAATCAGTTCAATGTTACCAATTTGGGTGGTCACCCAACTTTCCGACATGTAAAG GACGAGTACAGTCGTGTGGTCCACCTCCTCAGCTCTCCAATGGTGAAGTTAAGGAGATAAGAAAAGAGGAATATGGACACAATGAAGTAGTAGAATATTATTGCAATcgtaattttataataaaaggacCTAAGAAAATACAATGTGTGGATGGAAAATGGACAACTTTACCCACTTGTGTtg aGCAAGTGAAAACATGTGGATATATACCTGAACTTCAGTATGGTTATGTCCAGCAGTCTGTCCCTCCCTATCAACATGGAGTTTCAGTGGAGGTGAATTGCAGAAATGAATATACAATGATTGGAAATAACAAGATTACCTGTATTGATGGACTATGGACAGAGCTTCCTATGTGTGTTG CAACACACCAACTTAAGAGGTGCAAAATATCAGGAGTTAATATAAAAACGTTATTCAGGTCATCTGGGAATGAATTTAATCACAATGCTAGAATACGTTACAGATGTTTAGACATCCGTGGATACAGGCACTCAGTCTGCATAAACGGGAAATGGAATCCTGAACTAGACTGCACAG aaaaaaaggaacaattcTGCCCACCGCCACCTCAGATACCTAATGCTCAGAATATGACAACCACAGTGAATTATCAGGATGGAGAAAAAGTAGCTGTTCTCTGTAAAGAAAACTATCTACTTCCAGAAGCAAAAGAAATTGTATGTAAAAATGGACGATGGCAATCATTACCACACTGTGTTG AGTCTACAGCATATTGTGGGCCCCCTCCATCTATTAACAATGGAGATATCACCTCATTCCCATTATCAGTGTATCCTCCATGGTCAACAGTGACGTACCGTTGCCAGTCCTTCTATGAACTCCAGGGCTCTGTAACTGTAACATGCAGAAACAAACAGTGGTCAGAACCACCAAGATGCCTAG ATCCATGTGTGATATCtgaagaaaacatgaacaaaaataACATACAGTTAAGATggagaaacaatgaaaaagttTATGTAAAAACAGGGGATGCTGTTGAATTTCAGTGTAAATTCCTATATAAAGCGAAgatatcatcaccatcatttcgAGCAATCTGTCAAGAAGGGAAATTTGAATATCCCATATGTGAAAGAAGCGAGCTTAATTTTCCTGAATAA
- the CFHR5 gene encoding complement factor H-related protein 5 isoform X2 yields the protein MGIHCWGRSFVLFFPATLCDFPKIRHGFLYDEENYKPFSQVPIGEVFYYSCEYNFVSPSKSFWTRITCTEEGWSPTPKCLRMCSFPFVKNGHSESSGQIHLEGDTVQIVCNAGYSLQNKEKSISCVERGWSAPPKCSFTKEECHVPILEANVDAKPEKESYEVGDVLKFSCRKNLTRVGPESVQCYQFGWSPNFPTCKGRVQSCGPPPQLSNGEVKEIRKEEYGHNEVVEYYCNRNFIIKGPKKIQCVDGKWTTLPTCVEQVKTCGYIPELQYGYVQQSVPPYQHGVSVEVNCRNEYTMIGNNKITCIDGLWTELPMCVATHQLKRCKISGVNIKTLFRSSGNEFNHNARIRYRCLDIRGYRHSVCINGKWNPELDCTEKKEQFCPPPPQIPNAQNMTTTVNYQDGEKVAVLCKENYLLPEAKEIVCKNGRWQSLPHCVESTAYCGPPPSINNGDITSFPLSVYPPWSTVTYRCQSFYELQGSVTVTCRNKQWSEPPRCLDPCVISEENMNKNNIQLRWRNNEKVYVKTGDAVEFQCKFLYKAKISSPSFRAICQEGKFEYPICERSELNFPE from the exons ATGGGTATCCACTGTTGGGGGAGAAG ttttgtgttatttttcccAGCAACACTTTGTGATTTTCCAAAAATACGCCATGGATTTCTGTatgatgaagaaaattataagcCATTTTCCCAAGTTCCTATAGGGGAAGTTTTCTATTACTCCTGTGAATATAATTTTGTGTCTCCGTCAAAATCCTTTTGGACTCGCATAACATGCACGGAAGAAGGATGGTCACCAACACCAAAGTGTCTCA GAATGTGTTCCTTTCCTTTTGTGAAAAATGGTCATTCTGAATCTTCAGGACAAATACATCTGGAAGGTGATACTGTACAAATTGTTTGCAACGCAGGATACAGCCTTCAAAACAAGGAGAAAAGCATTTCATGTGTAGAACGGGGCTGGTCCGCTCCTCCCAAATGCAGCTTCACTA aagaagaATGTCATGTTCCAATTTTAGAAGCAAATGTAGATGCTAAGCCAGAAAAAGAAAGCTACGAAGTTGGAGATGTGTTGAAATTCTCCTGCAGAAAAAATCTTACAAGAGTTGGACCAGAATCAGTTCAATGTTACCAATTTGGGTGGTCACCCAACTTTCCGACATGTAAAG GACGAGTACAGTCGTGTGGTCCACCTCCTCAGCTCTCCAATGGTGAAGTTAAGGAGATAAGAAAAGAGGAATATGGACACAATGAAGTAGTAGAATATTATTGCAATcgtaattttataataaaaggacCTAAGAAAATACAATGTGTGGATGGAAAATGGACAACTTTACCCACTTGTGTtg aGCAAGTGAAAACATGTGGATATATACCTGAACTTCAGTATGGTTATGTCCAGCAGTCTGTCCCTCCCTATCAACATGGAGTTTCAGTGGAGGTGAATTGCAGAAATGAATATACAATGATTGGAAATAACAAGATTACCTGTATTGATGGACTATGGACAGAGCTTCCTATGTGTGTTG CAACACACCAACTTAAGAGGTGCAAAATATCAGGAGTTAATATAAAAACGTTATTCAGGTCATCTGGGAATGAATTTAATCACAATGCTAGAATACGTTACAGATGTTTAGACATCCGTGGATACAGGCACTCAGTCTGCATAAACGGGAAATGGAATCCTGAACTAGACTGCACAG aaaaaaaggaacaattcTGCCCACCGCCACCTCAGATACCTAATGCTCAGAATATGACAACCACAGTGAATTATCAGGATGGAGAAAAAGTAGCTGTTCTCTGTAAAGAAAACTATCTACTTCCAGAAGCAAAAGAAATTGTATGTAAAAATGGACGATGGCAATCATTACCACACTGTGTTG AGTCTACAGCATATTGTGGGCCCCCTCCATCTATTAACAATGGAGATATCACCTCATTCCCATTATCAGTGTATCCTCCATGGTCAACAGTGACGTACCGTTGCCAGTCCTTCTATGAACTCCAGGGCTCTGTAACTGTAACATGCAGAAACAAACAGTGGTCAGAACCACCAAGATGCCTAG ATCCATGTGTGATATCtgaagaaaacatgaacaaaaataACATACAGTTAAGATggagaaacaatgaaaaagttTATGTAAAAACAGGGGATGCTGTTGAATTTCAGTGTAAATTCCTATATAAAGCGAAgatatcatcaccatcatttcgAGCAATCTGTCAAGAAGGGAAATTTGAATATCCCATATGTGAAAGAAGCGAGCTTAATTTTCCTGAATAA